ATCATCTCGAAATCGCTTTTACCCACACCGCAGTCCGGGCACAGCCAATCTTCAGGAACGTCCTGCCAGGCGGTGCCGGGGGCAATACCATCATCTGGCCAGCCTTGGCTCTCGTCATAAATCAGTCCGCAGACTACACATTGCCACTTTTTCATATCAACCTCAGGCCGATCACAGCGCTTTTGCGCCGCGAAACTACCGCATCACGCCCCTTGCGCCAAGTTGTGATGCGATGAATAACAGTGTTGAAAGGCCAACCAAAGTCGAGAAGCCAGAACATTCAGTTCAGCCCGGAGGCCGCCCCCCAGTCCGGCAGCGTGCTAGACTCGGCCATCTGTTCCCCTATCGAAAGTGCGCTCGTGCCCCACGCTTCTGCTTATGCCGCCCCTGTCTGGCTGACCTGCACAGAGCTGCAGCCACAGCCGGATGCCGTCGTCTACGACTGGTTGTTCAACGAAGACTCCCTGACCCGCAGGCTAACCCGCCAGTCTGTTAATCACTTCAGCGTGACACCTCTGTCAGAAGGTTGGCAGACGCTGCGGGATGATGAGTGCGCAGCCCTTGGTGTAGCCCCTGGCAGTGAAGGCTGGGTGCGCGAGGTTTACCTGCTCGGCCACCAACAGCCTTGGGTATTTGCCCGCAGCGTGGCAGCCCGACAGGCTTTGCAGGACTCAGATCTGGACATGGAACAACTAGGCACCCGCTCCCTCGGTGAGCTGCTGTTCAGCAACCCCGCCTTTGATCGCGGCGAGCTTCAGGTCTGTCGCTACCCTGAGCAATGGCTGCCAACTGAGTACCGCATAAAAGACCTGTGGGGCCGCCGCTCCTGCTTCACCCGTGGCACATTAGGCGTGCTCGTGGCGGAAGTCTTTCTGCCACAGTTCTGGCACGAGCTGGCGCGCAGTCCAGCGCCGAGCACCTGATCATCCGTATAATCTGCCGGCTTAGTCT
The Pseudomonas mendocina DNA segment above includes these coding regions:
- a CDS encoding rubredoxin codes for the protein MKKWQCVVCGLIYDESQGWPDDGIAPGTAWQDVPEDWLCPDCGVGKSDFEMIEIA
- a CDS encoding chorismate lyase — protein: MPHASAYAAPVWLTCTELQPQPDAVVYDWLFNEDSLTRRLTRQSVNHFSVTPLSEGWQTLRDDECAALGVAPGSEGWVREVYLLGHQQPWVFARSVAARQALQDSDLDMEQLGTRSLGELLFSNPAFDRGELQVCRYPEQWLPTEYRIKDLWGRRSCFTRGTLGVLVAEVFLPQFWHELARSPAPST